In Uranotaenia lowii strain MFRU-FL chromosome 2, ASM2978415v1, whole genome shotgun sequence, one genomic interval encodes:
- the LOC129749375 gene encoding uncharacterized protein LOC129749375, which yields MKLWVCLLAFVAVVNSVPSKSYFYGSDSEEYVYHYKLDVRTGVVETSTGSQYEVKADIHVRPDTSGNGTFVYLVDPMVYVYTGPLYPIGEIHGKEPHPKTFVPIVKEAEVFKLPFYVTYDKYGMVHEVFTTPDDTQWSINIKKGIAASLQLPSDKVPTSKYVKPVVFSFVEESVYGKVNVTYDVVTDDEHIVVKKTPDFVSFEHMPYYHYSNVEVEEVHDHFSVWNATYPESTYFLVSKKDGFKAHKFYTISTKTVQPSMTEGQTQFVSSHQSFEYATVVSPTPMDFAKFVVYNPVEYVSLNMEYNSYFPCLSVFPHIVDVSVYAPKILAMLYEAVEYLQENPITKTETDTKHGLTVTRIVETFKPFSVENYEHFYTYITKNTTPKDLAALDVFYKVLPMVGTKNSAVFIKSVIKAHKVKDFVASVMLFSLGLNVRVPTVELLKELEDFYHFEDDVKPEVAHAAILTFGSLVYKTFVHDVHSAELQKYVKVYYKKFKESKSFEEQLVWMHGLMNIQVGSVYELIAPIVKGEQVLELPFDRHLRVHAIYSLEKILSHDYDLLFETIYPVFVNETLTTELRVAALKVLLSTKHVKYFGKLASHMKTEKNPQVYSFFFTTVESMVESTIHHDEDFYYYVKQMFKFFKHYDSSVETKAFYYDYVDKKHFYGASIYGNLVADDKHNKVNQFFINFSPYVMDRSVDLYSVYVKFEGIENPLTMLWPKLFNVEPKTVKEPIFKQHEKETVHVEFTLVANGKVVYTKYFDEESIKQFYTHTYLSILTTMKYQFTSIMNLADVEVYSPTLDGVQTKVDFELPLVSQFKYDVVTPTSKNANEVTFSVHSFFRLWMHGFHGISVYNPFGVTWHGSRRVYAFDFTVPFNFDVVFNFQQNSFKFVWTKSTNEVHNVVGFKTHVKTQVYAKPDTEVDFMKSTCPECLHYLTTFVAPVNKKKDLVIYETHSKTSGLHFYLSVYDIEVLPHVKHFKTLSDLFTNDIFYELPNTSFFKFMMTYYTWFYTHFFPPQYSSYGVVGFVDPCKVYPFHKAEFTFKVNTEAITHEMWATPNYHQYVKVSAVFKNESEVEVNHWDVNVHFTHEYGIYFKTFNVYVTHKTPGEKNMNICFDYTKNVHADSVDGKFTYSHGYSYDHKCVKDEMVVSAQFTGSYSDAQKNFTKSPVYSYKECVKHYVDSHTPIPMTYDCADAHTTVRKYVYTVDYEHVLPVYLSFVKPFWFWIQQVFPVYYDADAHHHVPTGSFVVDVEYPMWWEEHSVVDMVVTSPEESFVFEHVPYYDWFWSFQPDSVLFTRYFDFMKTVGYTTECVVNPAFNYTGYHYDVSKTPVYSEWTLYAADHPSSYSWAVYVQKTEKNYVALKFVINGHEVVVQPIVEKSVEYTGVTKYTFTVDSQILEVMNDVVVPGVYPFKYFQVDNSVVFVVPSVSLYVVYDGHQVVFETVKMDHTHYYGQCFA from the exons ATGAAGTTGTGGGTTTGTT tgCTCGCCTTCGTGGCAGTTGTGAATTCGGTTCCCAGCAAGAGCTATTTCTACGGCTCCGATAGTGAAGAATATGTTTACCATTACAAATTGGATGTGAGAACCGGAGTTGTCGAGACCAGCACAGGATCTCAGTACGAAGTGAAAGCCGATATTCATGTCAGACCAG ATACTTCTGGAAATGGcacatttgtttatttggtcGATCCCATGGTTTACGTGTACACCGGACCATTGTATCCCATTGGTGAAATTCATGGCAAGGAACCTCATCCGAAAACTTTTGTTCCCATAGTAAAGGAAGCTGAAGTTTTCAAACTACCGTTCTACGTCACTTACGATAAGTATGGAATGGTCCATGAAGTTTTTACTACGCCCGATGACACGCAGTGGAGTATCAATATCAAGAAAGGAATTGCAGCATCTCTTCAGCTTCCTTCGGATAAAGTTCCAACATCCAAATACGTAAAACCTGTGGTGTTTTCGTTTGTAGAAGAGAGTGTGTACGGCAAAGTTAATGTGACTTACGATGTTGTTACCGATGATGAGCATATTGTCGTGAAGAAGACGCCAGACTTTGTCAGCTTCGAGCACATGCCGTACTATCACTACAGTAATGTAGAAGTAGAAGAAGTTCACGATCATTTTTCAGTTTGGAACGCAACGTATCCGGAAAGCACCTATTTCCTAGTAAGCAAAAAAGATGGCTTCAAGGCACATAAATTCTACACCATTAGCACTAAGACTGTGCAACCATCAATGACCGAAGGACAGACGCAATTCGTTTCCAGTCACCAGTCTTTTGAGTACGCTACAGTTGTTTCACCAACTCCGATGGATTTTGCCAAATTCGTT GTCTACAACCCAGTTGAGTACGTTTCTTTGAACATGGAATACAACTCATATTTCCCATGCCTGTCAGTGTTCCCGCATATTGTTGATGTATCCGTTTATGCACCGAAAATCCTGGCTATGCTTTACGAAGCCGTTGAATACCTTCAG GAAAATCCCATCACTAAAACGGAAACCGATACTAAGCACGGATTGACAGTAACTCGCATAGTCGAAACCTTCAAGCCGTTCAGCGttgaaaattatgaacattTCTACACTTATATCACCAAAAACACGACTCCCAAAGATTTGGCTGCTCTTGACGTCTTCTACAAAGTACTACCAATGGTAGGAACGAAGAATTCTGCTGTCTTCATTAAAAGTGTCATCAAGGCCCATAAGGTTAAGGATTTCGTTGCCTCAGTAATGCTATTCTCTCTGGGACTCAACGTACGTGTTCCCACTGTGGAATTGTTGAAGGAGTTGGAAGATTTCTACCACTTCGAAGATGACGTGAAACCGGAAGTTGCTCACGCTGCCATACTTACCTTCGGCTCACTGGTGTACAAAACTTTCGTTCATGATGTCCATTCCGCCGAGCTGCAGAAATATGTTAAggtttattacaaaaaattcaaagaatcgAAATCGTTCGAGGAACAATTGGTATGGATGCATGGCCTTATGAACATCCAGGTTGGATCCGTCTATGAGTTAATTGCTCCAATTGTAAAAGGAGAACAAGTTCTGGAGCTTCCGTTTGATCGTCATCTGCGTGTGCATGCCATCTACTCACTGGAAAAGATTCTATCGCACGACTACGATCTACTGTTTGAAACGATTTATCCAGTATTTGTTAACGAAACTCTTACAACCGAACTACGCGTAGCCGCATTGAAGGTGCTGCTGTCCACTAAACATGTTAAGTACTTCGGAAAGCTTGCATCACACATGAAAACTGAGAAAAATCCACaagtttattcatttttctttaccACCGTCGAATCTATGGTCGAATCAACTATTCACCATGATGAAGATTTCTACTATTATGTCAagcaaatgtttaaatttttcaagcacTACGATAGCTCAGTGGAAACCAAAGCCTTCTATTACGATTACGTCGATAAGAAACATTTCTACGGAGCCTCCATCTATGGTAACCTAGTAGCCGATGATAAACACAACAAAGTCAACCAATTCTTCATCAACTTCAGTCCGTACGTCATGGATCGTTCAGTTGATCTTTACTCCGTGTATGTCAAGTTCGAAGGAATAGAAAACCCGCTCACCATGCTTTGGCCCAAATTGTTCAATGTTGAACCTAAGACTGTCAAGGAACCAATCTTCAAACAACACGAAAAAGAAACTGTACACGTAGAATTCACTCTGGTTGCGAACGGAAAGGTCGTTTACACCAAATATTTCGACGAGGAATCAATCAAACAATTCTACACGCATACTTATCTATCGATTCTTACTACAATGAAATATCAATTCACATCTATCATGAATCTGGCTGACGTTGAAGTTTATTCCCCGACCTTGGATGGAGTGCAAACCAAGGTTGACTTCGAGCTACCTCTGGTGTCTCAGTTCAAGTATGACGTTGTCACACCCACAAGCAAAAATGCCAACGAAGTCACTTTTTCAGTACACAGCTTCTTCCGCTTATGGATGCACGGTTTCCATGGAATCTCCGTTTATAATCCATTCGGCGTCACCTGGCATGGCTCTCGAAGAGTTTATGCATTCGACTTTACCGTTCCGTTCAACTTTGATGTTGTTTTCAACTTCCAACAGAACTCGTTTAAGTTTGTTTGGACCAAGAGTACAAACGAAGTCCATAATGTTGttggattcaaaactcacgtCAAGACACAAGTTTATGCCAAACCAGACACTGAAGTAGACTTTATGAAGAGCACTTGCCCCGAATGTCTTCACTACCTGACTACATTCGTTGCTCCAGTAAACAAGAAGAAAGATCTCGTAATCTATGAGACCCACTCCAAAACATCCGGACTTCACTTCTACCTGTCTGTTTACGATATTGAAGTTTTGCCTCATGTGAAACACTTCAAAACGCTCTCCGATCTTTTCACAAACGATATTTTCTATGAGCTCCCCAATACGTCATTCTTCAAATTCATGATGACCTACTACACCTGGTTCTATACACATTTCTTCCCCCCTCAATATTCAAGCTACGGAGTTGTAGGCTTCGTTGATCCCTGTAAAGTATACCCCTTCCATAAGGCTGAATTTACGTTTAAGGTCAACACTGAAGCCATAACCCATGAAATGTGGGCGACTCCAAACTACCACCAATACGTCAAAGTATCGGcggttttcaaaaacgaaagcGAAGTCGAAGTTAATCACTGGGACGTGAATGTGCATTTTACTCATGAATACGGAATTTACTTCAAAACTTTCAACGTCTACGTTACCCATAAAACTCCTGGAGAGAAAAACATGAACATTTGCTTCGACTACACCAAGAACGTTCATGCCGATTCGGTAGATGGAAAGTTCACATATTCTCATGGTTACTCCTACGATCACAAGTGTGTTAAGGATGAAATGGTTGTGTCAGCACAATTCACCGGCAGCTACTCCGATGCACAGAAGAACTTCACTAAGAGCCCCGTTTACTCGTACAAAGAATGTGTCAAACATTACGTCGATAGCCATACTCCCATTCCCATGACGTACGACTGCGCTGATGCACACACAACCGTTCGGAAGTATGTCTACACCGTGGATTATGAACACGTGCTTCCGGTGTACCTGAGCTTTGTCAAACCGTTCTGGTTCTGGATTCAGCAGGTTTTCCCTGTCTATTACGATGCGGATGCCCATCATCATGTACCAACTGGCAGTTTCGTCGTCGATGTTGAGTATCCAATGTGGTGGGAAGAACACTCCGTTGTGGATATGGTTGTCACTTCTCCGGAAGAAAGCTTTGTCTTCGAACACGTTCCCTATTACGATTGGTTCTGGTCGTTCCAACCGGATAGCGTTCTTTTCACGAg ATATTTCGATTTCATGAAAACTGTCGGATACACAACCGAGTGTGTGGTGAATCCGGCTTTCAACTACACCGGATACCACTACGATGTCAGCAAGACGCCTGTTTACAGCGAATGGACTCTTTACGCAGCGGATCATCCGAGCAGCTACAGCTGGGCTGTCTACGTTCAGAAAACTGAGAAGAACTACGTC GCTCTCAAATTCGTCATTAATGGTCACGAAGTAGTAGTCCAGCCCATTGTTGAGAAGTCCGTCGAGTACACCGGAGTCACCAAATACACCTTCACAGTTGACAGCCAAATCCTGGAGGTCATGAATGATGTGGTCGTTCCGGGTGTGTATCCATTCAAGTACTTCCAGGTAGACAACAGTGTGGTTTTCGTTGTTCCAAGTGTATCGCTATATGTGGTGTACGATGGACACCAAGTCGTTTTCGAAACGGTGAAAATGGACCACACTCACTACTATGGACAGTGTTTCGCTTAG
- the LOC129749376 gene encoding zinc carboxypeptidase-like has protein sequence MVLLKVVAFLSIVLRFSIVAAEPLRFDKHRVYTVNIDNENQLQALQLLEQFPQEYNFWEPPVQTGMKVDIMISPKKVRVFEELASRLDMAIALKIENVQNLIDNERPRKAFRAATLDWTDYYTLDEMYGWIDTMVQQHSQILSVESVGKSYEGRDIRAVKLSHKAGNPGIFLESNIHAREWITSATTTWLLNELLTSSDPEIVNIAQNYDWYILPVVNPDGLNYTKEENRMWRKTRYPHSLLCYGADMNRNFPHHWMDGGSSSNPCTDTYAGPEPASEIETKVLMNYFELHKEKIHFYLSFHSYSQLILLPFGYQNADKVDRFYDWMEMAEAAAIALYKRFGTQYTVGNTADVLYIASGSTRDWALGEHNVPIVASYEFRDTGNCGFLLPAEQIIPNSIEVLDSLVAFLKKARELGYFTDQ, from the exons ATGGTGCTCTTAAAGGTGGTCGCATTTTTGTCGATAGTCTTACGGTTTTCGATAGTCGCAGCAGAACCGCTGCGTTTCGATAAACATCGCGTTTACACTGTAAATATCGATAATGAAAATCAACTACAAGCTTTGCAACTTCTGGAACAGTTTCCCCAAGAG TACAATTTTTGGGAACCTCCAGTTCAAACAGGAATGAAAGTTGATATTATGATCTCACCGAAGAAAGTACGTGTTTTTGAGGAGCTGGCAAGTCGTTTGGATATGGCGATTGCCTTGAAGATTGAAAATGTGCAAAA CTTAATAGATAATGAAAGGCCACGAAAAGCGTTCAGAGCTGCCACATTGGATTGGACGGATTACTACACTTTGGATGAAATGTACGGTTGGATTGATACGATGGTTCAGCAACATTCGCAAATCCTTTCGGTGGAATCCGTTGGAAAGTCTTACGAAGGGCGTGACATTCGTGCTGTTAAGCTATCGCATAAGGCAGGAAATCCGGGAATTTTCCTGGAATCCAACATTCACGCTCGCGAGTGGATCACCTCGGCCACAACAACCTGGTTATTGAATGAGCTGCTAACCTCTTCGGATCCAGAGATTGTGAACATCGCTCAGAACTACGACTGGTATATTCTTCCGGTCGTTAATCCTGATGGCCTGAATTATACCAAAGAAGAAAACCGAATGTGGAGGAAAACTCGCTACCCTCATAGTCTATTGTGCTATGGTGCGGATATGAACCGGAATTTCCCTCATCACTGGATGG ATGGTGGTTCTTCATCGAATCCTTGCACCGATACGTACGCAGGACCTGAACCGGCCTCGGAAATTGAAACCAAAGTGTTGATGAACTACTTCGAGCTTCATAAGGAGAAGATTCACTTTTATCTGTCGTTCCATTCGTACAGTCAATTGATACTTCTACCGTTCGGTTATCAAAACGCCGATAAGGTAGATAGGTTTTACGATTGGATGGAAATGGCAGAAGCTGCGGCCATTGCTCTATATAAAAGATTCGGAACACAATATACGGTGGGAAATACGGCAGATGTATTGT ATATCGCATCCGGATCAACCAGAGACTGGGCGCTGGGTGAACACAATGTCCCCATAGTGGCTTCCTATGAGTTCCGTGATACTGGCAATTGCGGTTTTCTGCTTCCGGCCGAACAGATCATTCCAAACTCGATCGAGGTTCTCGATTCTTTGGTAGCGTTTTTGAAGAAAGCACGTGAATTGGGTTATTTCACAGATCAATAA